One genomic region from Microcystis panniformis FACHB-1757 encodes:
- a CDS encoding non-ribosomal peptide synthetase, which produces MKVAEFLSYLNSLDIKLWLEEEKLKYQAPQGAMTPEIKQEIGTRKPEILTFLRSATTPSKPLESVIDPVARTEELPLSFAQQRMWFLHQMDRQNPAYNEALTIRLTGRLNIDILEQTINAIIQRHESLRTSFPMVEGKPIQKIAPSLKIKLLVVNLKDIPQEQIDKQIIKELQKPFDLTQSPLLRCTLFDLGYENYILVNVFHHIIIDGWSKSILFKELSKFYQALLSNSTVDLPELPIQYADFAVWQRQWLQGEILENQLNYWKKQLTGAPPLLELPTDKPRPATANFRGHSISFQINSELTEKLKLLSQKSGVTLFMTLLAALNTLLFRYSGQDDILIGTPTANRNRQEIEPLIGFFVNTLVLRNSLEGNPTFSGLLQQARNVVLEAYANQDVPFEQVVDGLEIERSLSYNPLFQVMFALQNAPLNALELPNLKAQYLAVENQRIKFDLSLVLEEIETEKGAYLEGFWEYDSDLFTPERITRMVGHFQTLLKGIVANPQQTVGELPLLTESEEQQLLVEWNQTQTSYPDHYCIHQLFEEQVVKTPDAIAVIDGEKSLTYEQLNQKANQLAYYLQNLGVKTEDLVGICIERSVLMIIGLLGILKAGAAYIPLDPNYPSERLAYMLEDSAVSVLLTQENLVDTLPNYLGTIFCLDQDGKILDHHPQDNLLHPMTSENLAYVIYTSGSTGKPKGVLIQHQSLLNLVSWHQNAFDITTIDRVTQLAGIAFDASVWEIWPYLTAGACLAIVPPDLLTSPKQLQEWLIAKKITVSFLPTPLAETLIPLDWSPNCPLRLMLTGGDKLNDFPPTSIPFTLVNNYGPTENTVVTTSVKITPDLLTEKAPPIGRPISNTQVYILDQYQQPVPIGIPGELYIGGSGLAKGYLNRPELTDSKFIANPFSQKLSDRLYKTGDLVRYGNDGQIEFVGRIDHQVKIRGFRIELGEIETVLNQHPQVKEAIIIAREDQPGVKRLCAYVIASQNLTVSQLRLFLQEKLPQYMVPAFFVLLDAFTLTANGKIDRCALPQPTLELEDEAALNLSPGTEKERILAAIWQRVLGLKNISINDNFFELGGDSILAIQIIAQANQAGLQITPKQLFSHQTIAQLATVAERVSVNQTTQDLVIGHVPLTPIQKWFFEQNWPERHHFNQSILLEVPNNLQPDLLKKTISKLLYHHDALRLRFVHKGEQWQQNHSDDCNNFAFEKVDLSHLSCDEQLTKMAEISEVQQRVLNLEEGPLMAVVFFALGESGKMLIVIHHLAVDGISWRIILEDFVTIYQQLENHKPLQLPPKTSSFKTWAEELQNYAKTPEFYAQFKYWLNREFPSICPLPLDRQGEAQSNIVAHAKTVSFTLTEEQTRLLLQEVPQAYNTQINDILLTALVQAFGHWTGNYGLLLDMEGHGRENVIESVNLSRTVGWFTSIFPVFLTLENLDHPGECLKSIKEQLRQIPNRGFDYGIGYYLNSDLTIQSPLKNYPKAQVSFNYLGQFTSHQIGEIGWKLSQESTGSIHSPLGQRSHLIAIHGIVVDGQLDMEWQYSENFHHQTTIKNLAAAYRDSLESLINHCLSVEGGYTPSDFPDADLNQAELDELLSELDF; this is translated from the coding sequence ATGAAAGTCGCAGAATTTTTATCTTACTTAAATAGTTTAGACATCAAGCTTTGGCTTGAGGAAGAAAAGTTAAAATATCAAGCTCCCCAGGGAGCGATGACACCAGAAATTAAGCAAGAAATCGGCACAAGAAAACCAGAAATTCTCACTTTTTTAAGAAGCGCAACAACACCGTCTAAACCCCTTGAATCGGTTATTGATCCCGTTGCCCGAACTGAAGAGTTACCTCTATCTTTTGCTCAACAGAGAATGTGGTTTCTCCATCAGATGGATCGGCAAAATCCAGCTTATAATGAAGCCCTAACCATCCGTTTAACGGGACGCTTAAACATTGATATTTTAGAGCAAACGATTAATGCTATTATTCAACGCCATGAGAGCTTACGGACAAGCTTTCCAATGGTTGAAGGAAAACCTATTCAAAAAATTGCTCCATCTCTGAAGATTAAATTATTAGTTGTTAATTTAAAAGATATCCCCCAAGAGCAAATTGACAAACAGATTATTAAAGAACTACAAAAACCCTTTGATTTAACTCAATCTCCCCTATTACGATGTACTCTGTTTGATCTGGGATATGAAAATTATATTTTAGTCAACGTCTTCCATCATATTATTATCGATGGTTGGTCAAAAAGCATTTTATTTAAAGAATTATCTAAATTTTATCAAGCACTTTTATCCAATTCAACCGTAGATTTACCCGAATTACCTATACAATATGCGGATTTTGCGGTATGGCAAAGACAATGGTTACAAGGTGAAATCTTAGAAAATCAGTTAAATTATTGGAAAAAACAATTAACGGGCGCTCCTCCTTTATTAGAACTTCCAACCGATAAACCCCGTCCAGCTACTGCCAATTTTCGAGGTCATAGTATCTCGTTTCAAATTAACTCAGAACTCACCGAAAAACTGAAACTTTTGAGCCAAAAGTCGGGGGTGACTTTATTTATGACCTTACTGGCTGCTTTAAACACTTTACTCTTCCGTTATAGTGGCCAAGATGATATTTTAATCGGGACACCCACCGCCAACCGAAACCGACAAGAAATTGAACCTTTGATTGGTTTTTTTGTCAATACTTTAGTGCTGCGGAATTCCCTAGAAGGAAATCCGACTTTTTCAGGATTATTACAGCAAGCTCGCAATGTTGTTTTAGAAGCTTATGCCAATCAAGATGTACCCTTTGAGCAAGTGGTTGATGGGTTAGAAATCGAACGAAGTTTAAGTTATAATCCCTTATTTCAGGTAATGTTTGCGCTGCAAAATGCCCCCCTCAATGCTTTAGAATTACCCAATTTAAAAGCTCAATATCTAGCCGTTGAAAACCAGAGAATTAAATTTGATCTCAGCTTAGTTTTAGAGGAAATCGAAACCGAAAAAGGAGCTTATTTAGAAGGTTTTTGGGAATATGATAGCGACCTATTTACCCCAGAAAGAATTACCCGCATGGTAGGTCATTTCCAAACTTTATTAAAGGGAATTGTAGCCAATCCTCAGCAAACCGTCGGGGAATTACCGTTACTGACTGAATCGGAAGAACAACAATTATTAGTAGAATGGAATCAAACTCAAACGTCTTATCCTGATCATTACTGTATTCATCAGTTATTTGAAGAACAGGTTGTTAAAACACCTGATGCTATAGCGGTCATCGATGGAGAAAAATCTTTGACCTATGAACAGTTAAATCAAAAAGCCAATCAACTCGCTTATTATTTGCAAAACTTAGGCGTTAAAACCGAGGACTTAGTAGGAATCTGTATCGAGCGTTCTGTTTTGATGATCATCGGACTTTTAGGCATTCTTAAAGCGGGTGCAGCTTATATTCCTTTAGATCCGAACTATCCATCAGAACGTCTAGCTTATATGTTAGAAGATTCTGCCGTATCGGTGTTATTAACTCAGGAAAACTTAGTTGACACTTTACCCAACTATTTAGGAACAATATTTTGTTTAGATCAGGATGGGAAAATTCTTGATCATCATCCGCAAGATAATCTCCTCCATCCGATGACATCTGAGAATTTAGCTTATGTCATTTATACTTCTGGTTCCACTGGAAAACCCAAGGGAGTTTTAATTCAACATCAAAGTTTATTAAACCTAGTTTCTTGGCATCAAAACGCCTTTGATATTACAACAATTGATCGAGTCACTCAATTAGCTGGAATTGCCTTTGATGCTTCAGTTTGGGAAATTTGGCCTTATTTAACAGCGGGGGCGTGTCTGGCGATTGTTCCCCCAGATTTGCTAACATCACCGAAACAACTGCAAGAGTGGTTAATTGCCAAAAAAATCACCGTTTCTTTCTTACCCACTCCTCTTGCAGAAACCCTAATTCCCCTAGATTGGTCTCCCAATTGTCCATTAAGATTAATGTTAACTGGAGGAGATAAACTCAATGATTTTCCCCCTACCTCCATTCCCTTTACATTAGTCAACAACTATGGTCCGACTGAAAATACTGTTGTTACAACATCTGTTAAAATAACCCCAGATTTATTAACCGAAAAAGCACCGCCTATTGGTCGTCCCATTAGCAATACTCAGGTCTATATTTTAGATCAATATCAACAACCTGTACCGATTGGAATTCCAGGAGAATTATACATTGGTGGTTCAGGATTAGCTAAAGGATATCTCAACCGTCCAGAGTTAACCGATTCTAAATTTATTGCCAATCCTTTTAGTCAAAAACTCAGTGATCGCCTTTACAAAACCGGTGATTTAGTTCGTTATGGAAACGACGGACAAATTGAATTTGTGGGTCGCATTGATCATCAAGTTAAGATTAGAGGTTTTAGAATTGAATTAGGGGAAATTGAAACCGTTCTCAATCAACATCCCCAAGTTAAAGAAGCGATTATTATTGCCAGAGAAGATCAACCCGGCGTTAAACGTTTATGTGCTTATGTGATTGCCTCTCAAAACTTAACTGTTTCTCAATTGCGTCTATTTTTGCAAGAAAAGTTACCTCAATATATGGTTCCTGCTTTCTTCGTTTTGTTAGACGCTTTTACCCTAACCGCTAATGGTAAAATTGATCGTTGCGCTCTCCCACAACCTACACTAGAATTAGAGGATGAAGCTGCCCTCAATCTCAGTCCAGGTACAGAAAAAGAACGCATTCTCGCTGCAATTTGGCAAAGGGTTTTAGGACTTAAAAATATTAGTATTAACGATAACTTTTTTGAGTTGGGAGGAGATTCTATCTTAGCCATTCAAATTATTGCTCAAGCTAATCAAGCGGGATTACAAATTACTCCTAAACAATTATTTAGTCATCAAACTATCGCTCAATTAGCCACCGTAGCGGAGCGAGTTTCGGTTAATCAAACCACACAGGATTTAGTCATCGGTCACGTCCCCTTAACTCCGATTCAAAAATGGTTTTTTGAACAAAACTGGCCCGAACGTCATCACTTTAATCAATCTATCTTGTTAGAGGTTCCCAATAATCTACAACCAGATTTATTAAAAAAAACTATTTCTAAATTACTCTATCACCATGATGCTTTGCGGTTACGGTTTGTTCATAAAGGGGAACAATGGCAACAAAATCACAGCGATGATTGCAATAATTTTGCTTTTGAAAAGGTGGATTTATCCCATCTATCTTGCGATGAACAATTAACCAAGATGGCAGAAATTTCCGAGGTTCAACAACGGGTACTCAACTTAGAGGAAGGTCCCTTAATGGCGGTGGTTTTCTTCGCCTTGGGTGAGAGTGGAAAAATGTTAATTGTAATTCATCATTTAGCAGTAGATGGAATTTCTTGGCGGATTATCCTCGAAGATTTCGTCACTATTTACCAGCAATTAGAAAACCACAAGCCCCTGCAACTTCCTCCTAAAACCAGTTCTTTTAAAACTTGGGCTGAGGAACTGCAAAACTATGCTAAAACCCCAGAGTTTTACGCTCAATTCAAGTATTGGCTAAACCGTGAGTTTCCCTCAATTTGTCCTCTTCCTTTAGACCGTCAAGGTGAAGCTCAGTCCAACATTGTTGCCCATGCAAAAACGGTCTCTTTCACCTTAACCGAAGAACAAACCCGCTTACTCTTACAGGAGGTTCCGCAAGCTTATAACACCCAAATTAATGATATTCTATTGACCGCTTTAGTCCAAGCTTTCGGTCATTGGACAGGAAATTATGGACTTTTGCTTGACATGGAGGGTCATGGAAGAGAGAATGTAATTGAATCCGTAAATTTATCTAGAACTGTGGGTTGGTTTACCAGTATTTTTCCCGTCTTTTTGACCTTAGAAAATCTTGACCATCCGGGTGAATGTCTCAAGTCCATTAAAGAGCAATTACGACAAATTCCGAATCGAGGGTTTGATTATGGAATTGGATATTATCTGAATTCAGATTTAACGATTCAATCCCCGTTAAAAAATTACCCTAAAGCTCAAGTCAGCTTTAATTATTTAGGTCAATTTACCAGCCATCAAATCGGCGAGATAGGCTGGAAATTATCTCAAGAATCCACTGGTTCCATTCATAGTCCTTTGGGACAACGTTCCCATTTAATTGCGATTCATGGAATTGTGGTTGATGGGCAACTTGATATGGAATGGCAATATAGTGAAAATTTTCATCATCAAACAACGATCAAAAATTTAGCCGCTGCCTATCGAGATTCTTTAGAAAGCCTGATTAACCATTGTTTATCGGTAGAAGGAGGCTATACTCCATCGGATTTTCCCGATGCGGATCTTAATCAGGCAGAATTAGATGAACTGCTTTCAGAACTTGATTTTTAA
- the fni gene encoding type 2 isopentenyl-diphosphate Delta-isomerase, translated as MPSPNLPSEIENRKSEHLRVCIEKDVEFQQLTSGLEKYRFTHCCLPELDRSDIELGTTFLGKSLKAPILISSMTGGTELAHLVNTRLATVAQRYGLAMGVGSQRIALEQPELAPTFAVRSLAPDILLLANLGAVQLNYGCGLEDCLKLVELLEADALILHLNPLQEWVQSGGDSNFKGLLAKIQQICAQLPVPVIAKEVGNGISAVMAKQLIEAGVAAIDVAGAGGTSWAKVESQRAKDNRQRHLGQVFADWGLPTAECITAIRSMNSTIPLIASGGLKNGLDIAKSIALGADLGGLARPFLVAAIESEAAVDELVKFLIAELEIVLFCTGNPNLSTLKNSGALKPC; from the coding sequence ATGCCATCACCTAATCTTCCCAGTGAAATTGAAAATCGTAAAAGTGAACATCTGCGAGTTTGTATCGAAAAAGATGTAGAATTTCAACAACTTACAAGCGGTTTAGAAAAATATCGTTTTACCCATTGTTGTCTTCCTGAACTTGACCGTAGCGATATTGAACTGGGGACAACCTTTTTAGGGAAATCTTTAAAAGCTCCAATTCTCATCTCTTCCATGACCGGAGGAACAGAATTAGCCCATTTAGTCAATACTCGATTGGCAACGGTCGCTCAACGCTATGGTTTAGCGATGGGGGTGGGTTCTCAACGCATTGCACTCGAACAACCGGAATTAGCGCCGACCTTTGCAGTCCGTTCTCTGGCGCCGGATATTCTCCTGTTAGCGAATTTAGGGGCTGTACAGTTAAATTACGGCTGCGGTTTAGAAGACTGTTTAAAATTGGTGGAATTATTAGAAGCTGATGCCTTAATTCTGCATCTCAATCCTTTACAAGAATGGGTGCAATCGGGAGGCGATTCTAATTTTAAAGGGTTACTCGCTAAAATTCAGCAAATTTGCGCTCAATTACCCGTTCCTGTCATCGCCAAAGAAGTCGGAAATGGCATCTCTGCGGTGATGGCCAAACAATTAATTGAAGCCGGAGTCGCCGCGATTGATGTGGCGGGAGCCGGAGGCACGTCCTGGGCCAAAGTCGAAAGCCAAAGAGCCAAAGACAACAGACAAAGGCATCTCGGACAAGTTTTTGCCGATTGGGGTTTACCTACGGCTGAATGTATTACCGCCATTCGGTCGATGAATTCAACCATTCCTTTAATTGCTTCTGGGGGCTTAAAAAATGGCTTAGATATTGCCAAATCTATCGCTCTAGGAGCCGATTTAGGAGGGTTGGCTCGTCCGTTTCTCGTAGCAGCGATTGAATCAGAAGCCGCCGTTGATGAGTTGGTAAAATTTTTAATTGCTGAACTTGAAATTGTTTTATTTTGTACCGGAAATCCTAATTTATCCACCCTTAAAAATTCAGGAGCCTTAAAACCATGTTAA
- a CDS encoding LysR family transcriptional regulator, giving the protein MLKFSMELCYPQLDVKTLSVGTLGPKETSSEQTLNYLISQWKLQQISVNSHLFDSFTDLKESLLENQIDLALVPHAYEKINDFYMEPRFKLGFIFTYPTPVYGLAKRKNEEIVLENCTLVTHPAPLPLLPYLLPGDLNQNKIKIKFVNSTSVAAIQVKQGLADLAITNENALREYDLEFISQYGKIEMSWSLFHKKENTMIQSIYLPVHT; this is encoded by the coding sequence ATGTTAAAGTTTTCAATGGAATTGTGTTATCCCCAGCTTGATGTCAAAACCTTAAGCGTTGGCACTTTGGGTCCAAAAGAAACCAGTAGTGAACAAACCTTAAATTATCTAATTTCTCAATGGAAATTACAACAGATTTCGGTTAATAGTCATTTATTTGATAGCTTTACAGATTTAAAGGAATCTTTACTCGAAAATCAGATAGATTTGGCGTTAGTCCCCCATGCCTATGAAAAAATTAATGATTTCTATATGGAACCGAGGTTTAAACTAGGTTTTATCTTCACCTATCCCACACCCGTTTACGGATTAGCCAAGCGAAAAAATGAAGAAATCGTTTTAGAAAATTGTACCCTGGTTACTCATCCCGCTCCTCTTCCTTTACTTCCTTATTTATTACCTGGCGACCTGAATCAAAATAAGATTAAAATCAAATTTGTCAATTCTACCAGTGTGGCCGCTATTCAAGTTAAACAAGGGTTGGCAGATTTAGCCATTACCAATGAAAATGCCCTCCGAGAATATGATTTAGAATTTATTTCACAATATGGTAAAATTGAGATGAGTTGGTCTTTATTTCACAAAAAGGAAAACACCATGATTCAAAGTATTTATTTACCTGTGCATACCTAA
- a CDS encoding cupin domain-containing protein, with the protein MSKFFPIPKPIKLNPHVELEVFQCQDTIFQLYVIAPNAKLESHQHPESQIGMVFSAELELYIKDLIKPLRPLQDVYIADGNIPHGAFNPLSEPMIGFDLKRITSALPSEDVLLTLSNNQDKITHLPCQSVKGSWFEIVMMKIPSGYSIPPHQGEQEEIGFILNGKLEISIENEGQFLEYGQIYYAPSKVLKKGYNSSKQDINLIKILI; encoded by the coding sequence ATGTCTAAATTTTTCCCAATTCCCAAGCCTATTAAACTCAATCCTCATGTAGAATTAGAGGTTTTTCAATGCCAAGATACCATTTTTCAATTATACGTTATAGCTCCTAATGCTAAACTTGAATCCCACCAACATCCTGAAAGTCAAATTGGCATGGTATTCTCAGCAGAACTAGAACTGTATATTAAAGATTTGATTAAACCCTTAAGACCTTTGCAAGATGTTTATATAGCTGATGGCAATATTCCTCATGGTGCTTTTAATCCTTTATCAGAACCGATGATTGGATTTGATCTTAAACGGATTACCTCTGCTTTACCGTCAGAAGATGTTTTATTAACACTATCCAACAACCAAGATAAAATCACTCATTTACCTTGTCAATCTGTTAAGGGTTCTTGGTTTGAAATTGTCATGATGAAAATCCCTTCTGGTTATTCCATTCCCCCACATCAAGGTGAGCAAGAAGAAATCGGATTTATTTTGAATGGAAAATTAGAAATCTCCATAGAAAATGAAGGACAGTTTTTAGAATATGGTCAAATTTATTATGCTCCTTCAAAAGTTTTAAAAAAGGGATATAATTCATCGAAACAAGATATTAATTTGATTAAAATTTTAATTTAG
- a CDS encoding SDR family oxidoreductase — protein MDLGLKDKVALITGSSAGIGFTIAEKLAEEGCHLIICGRNSQRLEQAYQSLAQAYPVQEILRLVADVHQAQDSEQLIQDSLNQYGKIDILVNNSEGANFADNLIENLSDEDWLNVFQGKLMGYIRLTNLVLPIMKKQHWGRIVNIIGTSGKEPSPRLVKSGVVNAALMNFTKSVARQTAPYNVLINSVNPGVIDTPRHREYLEIYAKKEGTTPDLIREGILRTIPMNRIGTTEEFANLVVFLASECASYITGITIPLDGGLSSSAF, from the coding sequence ATGGATTTAGGATTAAAAGATAAAGTGGCTTTGATTACGGGAAGTAGTGCAGGAATTGGGTTTACCATTGCTGAAAAATTAGCAGAAGAAGGCTGTCACTTAATTATTTGTGGTCGCAATTCCCAACGCTTAGAACAAGCTTATCAATCTCTGGCTCAAGCTTATCCTGTCCAAGAAATTCTGCGTTTAGTGGCTGATGTCCATCAAGCTCAAGATTCTGAACAATTAATACAGGACTCTTTAAATCAATATGGCAAAATTGACATTTTAGTCAATAATTCTGAAGGAGCTAACTTTGCTGATAATTTAATTGAAAACCTTTCCGATGAAGATTGGTTAAACGTTTTTCAAGGAAAATTAATGGGTTATATTCGCTTAACCAATTTAGTGTTACCGATTATGAAAAAACAACATTGGGGAAGAATTGTTAATATCATTGGGACATCGGGAAAAGAGCCATCTCCTCGTTTAGTTAAATCGGGTGTTGTCAATGCAGCTTTAATGAATTTTACCAAATCAGTAGCTAGACAAACCGCCCCCTATAATGTTTTAATTAATAGTGTTAACCCCGGCGTTATTGACACCCCTAGACATCGAGAATATTTAGAAATTTATGCCAAAAAGGAGGGAACGACCCCAGATTTAATCCGAGAAGGAATTCTCAGAACAATTCCCATGAATCGAATTGGTACGACTGAAGAATTTGCTAATCTCGTTGTATTTTTAGCTTCAGAATGTGCGAGTTATATAACGGGAATTACTATTCCCCTCGATGGGGGTTTATCCTCATCAGCATTTTAA
- a CDS encoding capsular polysaccharide biosynthesis protein, with product MLDKFVPYYPTKDTRNFPIFSSIINKFNICRLQRKFKQELQQPSVILVDQMGKVGSANPYLAIKKTFPEKAVYHVHNLNPEIVAKIWDKINPTSEGVEGTTETQRTQRSINHIVS from the coding sequence ATGTTAGACAAATTTGTTCCCTATTATCCGACTAAAGATACTCGTAACTTTCCCATTTTTTCCAGTATTATTAATAAATTTAATATTTGCAGGCTGCAACGCAAATTTAAACAGGAGCTTCAACAACCTTCGGTGATCCTAGTTGATCAAATGGGTAAAGTTGGTTCTGCTAATCCTTATCTTGCTATTAAAAAAACTTTTCCAGAAAAAGCGGTGTATCATGTTCATAATTTAAATCCAGAAATTGTTGCCAAAATTTGGGATAAAATTAATCCTACTAGCGAGGGGGTGGAAGGAACCACAGAGACACAGAGGACACAAAGATCGATCAATCATATTGTAAGTTAA